One window of Oscillibacter hominis genomic DNA carries:
- the rplI gene encoding 50S ribosomal protein L9, with product MKVILQQDVRGQGKKGQLVEVSEGYARNFLLPRKLAVPATADAINTMNLKEKAKKAEEARLKAQAEEIAEKLKECQVRVTAKAGNGGRLFGAVTTKEIAEALAQQYQLDVPKQKLVLDEPIKSFGTFQVKAKLGYEVSGTVYVLVTEEK from the coding sequence ATGAAAGTGATTTTACAGCAGGATGTAAGAGGCCAGGGAAAGAAGGGCCAGCTGGTGGAGGTGTCCGAGGGCTACGCCCGGAACTTCCTCCTGCCCCGGAAGCTGGCTGTCCCCGCCACGGCGGACGCCATCAACACCATGAACCTGAAGGAGAAGGCCAAAAAGGCTGAGGAGGCCCGCCTGAAGGCCCAGGCCGAGGAGATCGCCGAAAAGCTGAAGGAGTGCCAGGTGCGCGTCACCGCCAAGGCCGGCAACGGCGGGCGGCTCTTCGGCGCCGTCACCACCAAGGAGATCGCCGAGGCACTTGCCCAGCAGTACCAGCTGGATGTGCCCAAGCAGAAGCTGGTGCTGGATGAGCCCATCAAGAGCTTCGGCACCTTCCAGGTGAAGGCCAAGCTGGGCTATGAGGTCTCCGGAACCGTCTACGTGCTGGTGACGGAGGAGAAGTAA
- the dnaB gene encoding replicative DNA helicase, with protein MAMEELLLRQMPHSLEGEQAVLGSMLIDSGCVKDVMEKLRPEDFYLRQNREIFETIYSMFIYSKPIDGITVAGEMQKNGTFDPDTTRDYLIQLMDITPTSANVMEYASIVRDKALLRSVATAASEITALVQEGAGEAQETLEAAEQKIYAIRRGRSAQDMVSIATVLPGVLDHLSEMSEAGGQKLPGLSTGLSAVDAKISGLNKSDLVLLAARPGMGKTSMALNMALNVAKASGKTVAIFSLEMSREQLATRLLSSEALVENTRLITGSLRETDWVKIADAASALSQTDIRIDDNPLLTVADMNAKCRRLENLGLVVIDYLQLMTSAGNKGYSGENRQQAVSDISRMMKIMAKELDVPVLCLSQLSRANEKRDDKRPMLSDLRESGAIEQDADIVLFLFREDYYSEDSDKHNIAECIVAKNRHGETGKVELRWMPEYTTFGTLENRYEE; from the coding sequence ATGGCAATGGAGGAGCTGCTGCTGCGGCAGATGCCCCACTCCCTGGAGGGGGAGCAGGCGGTCCTGGGCTCCATGCTCATCGATTCAGGCTGTGTGAAGGATGTGATGGAGAAACTGCGGCCGGAGGATTTCTACCTGCGGCAGAACCGGGAGATATTTGAGACCATCTACTCCATGTTCATCTACTCCAAGCCCATCGACGGCATCACCGTGGCGGGGGAGATGCAGAAAAACGGCACCTTTGACCCCGACACCACCCGGGACTACCTGATCCAGCTGATGGACATCACCCCCACCTCCGCCAATGTGATGGAGTATGCGTCCATTGTCCGGGACAAGGCCCTGCTGCGCTCTGTGGCCACCGCGGCCTCGGAGATCACGGCCCTGGTCCAGGAGGGGGCCGGCGAGGCCCAGGAAACGCTGGAGGCGGCGGAGCAGAAAATCTATGCCATCCGCCGGGGCAGGAGCGCCCAGGACATGGTGTCCATCGCCACAGTGCTGCCCGGCGTGCTGGATCACCTTTCGGAGATGAGCGAGGCCGGAGGGCAGAAGCTGCCGGGCCTCTCCACGGGCCTGAGCGCCGTGGATGCCAAAATCTCGGGTCTCAACAAGTCCGACCTGGTGCTGCTGGCGGCCCGCCCCGGCATGGGCAAGACCTCCATGGCGCTGAATATGGCGCTGAACGTGGCCAAGGCCTCGGGCAAGACCGTGGCCATCTTCTCCCTGGAGATGTCCCGGGAGCAGCTGGCCACCCGGCTTTTGTCCAGCGAGGCGCTGGTGGAGAACACCCGGCTCATCACCGGAAGCCTCCGGGAGACGGACTGGGTGAAGATCGCCGATGCCGCCTCCGCCCTGAGCCAGACCGATATCCGCATCGACGACAACCCGCTTTTGACGGTGGCGGACATGAATGCCAAGTGCCGCCGGCTGGAAAACCTGGGCCTCGTGGTCATCGACTATCTCCAGCTGATGACCTCGGCGGGCAACAAGGGCTATTCCGGCGAAAACCGCCAGCAGGCGGTCTCCGATATCTCCCGTATGATGAAGATTATGGCAAAGGAGCTGGATGTGCCGGTCCTGTGCCTGTCCCAGCTCTCCCGTGCCAATGAGAAGCGGGACGATAAGCGGCCCATGCTCTCCGACCTGCGTGAGTCCGGCGCCATCGAGCAGGACGCGGATATTGTGCTCTTCCTGTTCCGGGAGGACTACTATAGCGAAGACAGCGACAAACACAACATCGCCGAGTGCATTGTTGCGAAAAACCGCCACGGCGAAACCGGGAAGGTGGAGCTGCGGTGGATGCCGGAGTACACCACCTTCGGCACGCTGGAAAACCGGTATGAGGAGTAG
- the tilS gene encoding tRNA lysidine(34) synthetase TilS — MRSRAAERLSQLAWPCLDRWRPDMGGAVVCAVSGGVDSMCLLHLCAAWGKERGVKVIAAHFHHGLRGEAADRDEAFVRRWCEERDIPFTAGRGDTARWAREHSLTVEEAGRNLRYSFLHRAAEESGAGLILTAHHADDNAETILLNLCRGTGLAGLTGIPPRRGNIARPLIEATREEIAAYAAAWSIPHVEDETNESDFAARNLLRHQVMPVLRQINPKVSENMARCAAIVREENDALTGQVQGLLACARYQNGGVRLPAEALLRAPESLRPRLLLELWKGLEAGRKDLGSVHLQGLIGLSEGDEMDLPHGFTAVRRKGVLELMPRRRPEGEHPLTVGSSLEWGDFSITCRAAKPGSPGRGTLILSWDGEVLSVGPWRPGDRMELPGTRGNRGVKRIFADRGIPPQRRDLLPAFYADGRLAAVWGLGVDKGFLPRKGRGAIEIEIKEKGYKTWEKA; from the coding sequence ATGAGGAGTAGGGCGGCCGAGCGCCTGAGCCAGTTGGCCTGGCCCTGCCTGGACCGCTGGCGGCCCGATATGGGCGGAGCCGTGGTCTGCGCGGTCTCCGGCGGGGTGGATTCCATGTGCCTCCTCCACCTGTGCGCGGCCTGGGGCAAGGAACGTGGCGTAAAGGTCATCGCCGCCCACTTCCACCATGGGCTGCGGGGCGAGGCGGCGGACCGGGATGAGGCGTTTGTCCGCCGCTGGTGCGAAGAAAGGGATATCCCCTTTACAGCCGGCCGGGGCGATACCGCCCGGTGGGCCAGGGAGCACAGCCTGACGGTGGAGGAGGCGGGGCGGAACCTGCGCTACTCCTTTTTGCACCGCGCGGCGGAGGAGTCCGGAGCCGGGCTGATCCTCACCGCCCACCACGCCGACGACAACGCGGAGACCATTTTGCTGAACCTGTGCCGGGGCACCGGCCTTGCTGGGCTGACGGGCATTCCGCCCCGGCGGGGGAACATTGCCCGCCCCCTGATCGAGGCCACGCGGGAGGAGATCGCGGCCTACGCCGCCGCCTGGTCCATCCCCCATGTGGAGGATGAGACCAACGAGTCGGATTTTGCGGCCCGGAACCTGCTGCGCCACCAGGTGATGCCAGTGCTTCGGCAGATCAACCCCAAGGTGTCGGAGAACATGGCCCGCTGCGCCGCCATTGTCCGGGAGGAGAACGACGCCTTAACCGGTCAGGTACAGGGCCTTCTTGCCTGCGCCCGGTATCAAAACGGCGGCGTCCGGCTTCCGGCGGAGGCGCTTTTGCGCGCACCGGAATCGCTGCGGCCCCGGCTGCTGCTGGAGTTGTGGAAGGGGCTGGAGGCTGGGCGCAAGGACCTGGGCAGCGTGCATCTTCAGGGGTTGATCGGGCTTTCAGAGGGCGATGAGATGGACCTGCCCCACGGCTTTACCGCTGTCCGCCGTAAAGGCGTTCTGGAGCTGATGCCCAGGCGGCGCCCGGAGGGGGAGCACCCCCTGACGGTGGGCTCTTCACTGGAGTGGGGGGACTTTTCGATTACCTGCCGCGCGGCAAAACCTGGTTCGCCGGGAAGGGGAACACTGATCCTGAGCTGGGACGGCGAGGTGCTGAGCGTGGGCCCCTGGCGCCCGGGAGACCGGATGGAGCTGCCCGGCACCCGGGGAAATCGCGGGGTGAAGCGGATTTTTGCAGATCGGGGGATTCCGCCCCAGCGGCGGGACCTGCTGCCCGCCTTTTATGCGGATGGACGCCTGGCCGCCGTCTGGGGACTGGGAGTTGACAAAGGCTTTCTGCCCCGGAAGGGGAGAGGGGCCATAGAGATAGAAATCAAGGAGAAGGGGTACAAAACATGGGAAAAAGCATGA
- the hpt gene encoding hypoxanthine phosphoribosyltransferase, translating to MGKSMMDRDILKVLFSEEEIRARVEELGSELYERFCEKTPLFLGVLKGSFVFMADLVRACQIKSDLEFIAVSSYENATVSSGRVQITRDLQQDITGRDLIVVEDILDSGNTLAFLKDYFMTKGAASVTIVTLLDKPSRRTKAIQPDLTGFVVPDEFVVGYGLDYAQKYRNVPYIGVLKPEVYSN from the coding sequence ATGGGAAAAAGCATGATGGACCGGGATATCCTGAAGGTCCTGTTCAGTGAAGAGGAGATCAGGGCGCGGGTGGAGGAACTGGGCAGTGAGCTCTATGAGCGGTTTTGCGAAAAAACTCCGCTGTTTTTGGGCGTCTTGAAAGGCTCGTTCGTCTTTATGGCCGATCTGGTGCGCGCCTGCCAGATCAAGAGCGACCTGGAATTCATCGCGGTCTCCTCCTATGAAAACGCCACCGTCAGCTCCGGACGGGTCCAGATCACCCGGGATTTGCAGCAGGACATCACCGGCAGGGATCTGATCGTGGTGGAGGATATCCTGGACTCAGGCAACACCCTGGCCTTTTTGAAGGACTATTTTATGACCAAGGGCGCGGCCTCCGTCACCATCGTGACGCTGTTGGATAAGCCCTCAAGGCGGACAAAAGCCATTCAGCCGGACCTGACCGGATTTGTGGTGCCGGATGAGTTCGTGGTGGGCTATGGCCTGGATTACGCACAGAAATACCGCAACGTCCCCTACATCGGCGTTTTAAAGCCGGAGGTATACAGCAATTGA
- the ftsH gene encoding ATP-dependent zinc metalloprotease FtsH, with protein sequence MLLLLVIVLGFAYLWNANDQPEPLQYSQVVQLFQQEKVESFRIEDTRLTMQLREKVNGSNTAVVDLYDFDLFYDDLNDLVQDQYARGVITTYQYYADHSTPWLELLLPYLLMALMIGLLWFFVLGRTAGGGGGDKMARFSSARVKTLQDRGSKVTFQDVAGADEEKEELQEIVEFLKDPQKYIYLGARIPKGVLLVGPPGTGKTLLAKAVAGEAGVGFLSISGSDFVELYVGVGASRVRDLFEQAKKTAPAIVFIDEIDAVGRQRGTGLGGGHDEREQTLNQLLVEMDGFGSNEGVVVLAATNRADVLDPALLRPGRFDRQIYVGLPDIRGREEILEVHARNKPLAEDVNLATLAKATPGFTGADLENLVNEAALLAARRNQKFIHMQEMQEAVIKVIAGPEKKSRVIPDHERRLTAYHEAGHAVVSHALPYCDPVRQISIVPRGRAGGMTIYLPEEDRSYLSKSYLEDEIASLLGGRVAEQLALGDISTGASNDLQRASQMAHKMVASYGMSDKVGAVSFESGHDEVFIGRTMSQGRSYSEQVAAEIDQEVKRIIGAAYKRCEEILTRDREKLERVARYLLEHEVMESEAFEAVYQALPEADPS encoded by the coding sequence ATGCTCCTGCTGTTGGTGATCGTCCTGGGCTTTGCCTACCTGTGGAACGCAAACGATCAGCCCGAGCCCCTGCAGTACTCCCAGGTGGTCCAGCTCTTCCAGCAGGAAAAGGTGGAGAGCTTCCGGATTGAAGACACCAGGCTGACCATGCAGCTGCGGGAGAAGGTCAACGGCAGCAACACCGCCGTGGTGGATCTATATGACTTTGACCTTTTCTACGACGACCTCAACGACTTGGTGCAGGACCAGTACGCAAGAGGCGTCATCACCACCTATCAGTATTACGCGGACCACTCCACCCCGTGGCTGGAGCTGCTGCTACCCTATCTTCTGATGGCGCTGATGATCGGCCTTTTGTGGTTCTTTGTACTGGGCCGCACCGCCGGCGGTGGCGGCGGCGACAAAATGGCCCGCTTCAGCTCCGCCCGGGTCAAGACCCTCCAGGACCGGGGCAGCAAGGTCACATTTCAGGATGTGGCCGGCGCGGATGAGGAAAAAGAGGAGCTCCAGGAGATCGTGGAGTTTTTGAAAGACCCCCAGAAATATATTTACCTGGGCGCCCGGATTCCCAAGGGCGTGCTTTTGGTGGGCCCTCCGGGCACCGGCAAGACCCTGCTGGCCAAAGCGGTGGCCGGCGAGGCTGGCGTAGGCTTTTTGTCCATCTCCGGCTCCGATTTTGTGGAGCTGTACGTGGGCGTGGGCGCCAGCCGGGTCCGTGACCTTTTTGAGCAGGCCAAGAAAACCGCGCCCGCCATCGTCTTCATCGATGAGATCGACGCCGTGGGCCGCCAGCGCGGCACAGGCCTTGGCGGCGGGCACGATGAGCGGGAGCAGACGTTGAACCAGCTGCTGGTGGAGATGGACGGTTTCGGCTCCAACGAGGGCGTGGTGGTGCTGGCCGCCACCAACCGGGCCGATGTGCTGGACCCGGCCCTGCTGCGTCCGGGCCGCTTTGACCGCCAGATCTACGTGGGGCTCCCCGACATCCGGGGCCGCGAGGAAATTTTGGAGGTCCATGCCCGCAACAAGCCCTTGGCGGAGGATGTGAACCTGGCCACGCTGGCCAAGGCCACCCCCGGCTTCACCGGCGCGGACCTGGAGAACCTGGTCAACGAAGCGGCACTGCTGGCCGCCCGCCGGAACCAGAAGTTCATCCACATGCAGGAGATGCAGGAGGCGGTGATCAAGGTCATCGCCGGGCCGGAGAAGAAGAGCCGGGTAATCCCGGACCATGAGCGCAGGCTCACCGCCTATCACGAGGCGGGCCACGCGGTGGTCAGCCACGCGCTGCCCTACTGCGACCCGGTGCGACAGATCAGCATTGTGCCCCGTGGAAGAGCCGGCGGCATGACCATTTACCTGCCCGAGGAAGACCGCTCCTACCTCTCCAAGAGCTATCTGGAGGATGAGATCGCCTCTTTGCTGGGCGGCCGGGTGGCGGAGCAGCTGGCTCTGGGAGACATCTCCACAGGGGCCTCCAACGACCTTCAGCGCGCCTCCCAGATGGCCCACAAGATGGTGGCCTCCTATGGCATGAGCGATAAGGTGGGGGCCGTTTCCTTTGAGTCAGGCCACGACGAGGTGTTCATCGGCCGGACCATGAGCCAGGGACGGAGCTATTCCGAGCAGGTGGCCGCCGAGATCGACCAGGAGGTCAAGCGCATCATCGGAGCCGCCTACAAGCGCTGTGAGGAAATCCTCACACGGGACCGGGAGAAGCTGGAGCGGGTTGCCCGCTACCTGCTGGAGCATGAGGTCATGGAGAGTGAGGCATTTGAGGCCGTATACCAGGCCCTGCCGGAAGCAGACCCCTCTTAA
- a CDS encoding ABC transporter substrate-binding protein translates to MKKVLALSLALLMALSLAACGGSGGSSGSSDKVVKIGVYEPQSGDNGAGGKQEILGMQYAHSVQPTVEIGGETYDVELVIVDNESSNDKAVGAASKLISNGVSVVLGSYGSGVSIAASDTFKNAGVPAIGVTCTNPMVTAGNSHYFRACFIDPFQGPVLANYAYGNLGVQKAYCLSKLGDDYSGGLVSYFAEAFEGLGGQVVKAEFPDGNSDFTSYITSAVNEGCGVFFAPTSTEAAQLIINQAASQGMKMPILAGDTWDSNVILEAAKGTDVQVTVTTFYADGTNPDFEASFKEWINSDPTNLKNNNDNDTLAAVSVMGYDSYFLALAAVQDAGSTDPAKVMEALPSVSYDGITGQIAFDENGDAIVKTAYVKTADNATGAWIGGGSVTIDQ, encoded by the coding sequence ATGAAAAAAGTTCTTGCACTGTCCCTGGCGCTGTTAATGGCGCTGAGCCTGGCCGCATGCGGCGGCTCCGGCGGAAGTTCCGGCAGTTCCGATAAAGTGGTGAAAATCGGCGTCTATGAGCCCCAGTCCGGCGACAACGGCGCCGGCGGCAAGCAGGAGATATTGGGCATGCAGTATGCCCACAGCGTGCAGCCCACCGTGGAGATCGGCGGGGAGACCTACGACGTGGAACTGGTGATCGTGGACAACGAGAGCTCCAACGACAAGGCTGTGGGCGCCGCCAGCAAGCTGATCTCCAACGGCGTGTCCGTGGTGCTGGGCTCCTATGGCTCCGGCGTATCCATTGCTGCGTCCGACACCTTTAAAAACGCCGGCGTGCCCGCCATCGGCGTCACCTGCACCAACCCCATGGTGACCGCGGGCAACAGCCACTATTTCCGTGCCTGCTTCATCGACCCCTTCCAGGGGCCCGTGCTGGCCAACTACGCCTACGGCAACTTGGGCGTGCAGAAAGCCTATTGCCTCTCCAAGTTAGGTGACGACTACTCCGGCGGCCTGGTCAGCTACTTTGCCGAGGCCTTTGAGGGCTTGGGCGGCCAGGTGGTGAAGGCCGAGTTCCCCGACGGCAACAGCGACTTCACCTCTTACATCACCAGCGCGGTCAACGAGGGCTGCGGCGTGTTCTTTGCCCCCACCTCCACCGAGGCTGCGCAGCTGATCATCAATCAGGCCGCCAGCCAGGGCATGAAGATGCCCATTCTGGCCGGTGACACGTGGGATTCCAACGTGATTTTGGAGGCGGCCAAGGGCACCGACGTTCAGGTGACCGTCACTACCTTCTATGCCGACGGAACCAATCCTGACTTTGAGGCCAGTTTCAAGGAGTGGATCAACAGCGATCCCACCAATCTGAAGAACAACAATGACAACGATACCCTGGCGGCCGTGTCCGTCATGGGCTACGACTCCTATTTCCTGGCCCTGGCGGCCGTTCAGGACGCCGGCTCCACCGATCCCGCAAAGGTGATGGAGGCGTTGCCCTCCGTAAGCTACGACGGCATCACCGGCCAGATCGCCTTTGACGAGAACGGCGACGCCATCGTGAAGACTGCCTACGTGAAAACCGCCGACAACGCCACCGGCGCCTGGATCGGCGGCGGCTCCGTGACCATCGACCAGTAG
- a CDS encoding branched-chain amino acid ABC transporter permease, which produces MKFVQENLPFLLAGISVGGQYALIAIGYTMVYGILRLINFAHGDVFMVAGLAMIYLSSWMPLYAAIPLVIAATVLMGVLIEKAAYKPLRSAPRMSVMISAIGVSYLLQNLALYITGGLAKVYPSIPWLSDRVTVAGASTSRVTIVTPVLTILLVIGLTMLIRHTKIGMAMRAASKDFETAQLMGIRVDRVISTTFVIGSFLAAVGSLLYFTNYQSVIPTSGAMPGLKAFVAAVFGGIGSIPGAVLGAFVIGICENIIKGLGWTTFSDAFTFALLIIVLCVKPTGLFGEKSTDKV; this is translated from the coding sequence ATGAAATTCGTACAGGAAAACCTGCCGTTTTTGCTGGCAGGAATCTCCGTGGGCGGGCAGTACGCGCTGATTGCCATCGGCTACACCATGGTCTATGGCATTTTGCGGCTCATCAACTTTGCCCATGGCGATGTGTTTATGGTGGCGGGCCTGGCCATGATCTACCTGTCCAGTTGGATGCCGCTCTATGCTGCCATCCCACTGGTGATCGCGGCGACGGTGCTGATGGGCGTGCTGATTGAAAAGGCGGCTTATAAGCCGCTGCGCTCGGCGCCCCGGATGTCGGTGATGATCTCCGCCATCGGCGTCAGCTATCTTCTGCAGAACCTGGCGCTGTATATCACCGGCGGCTTGGCCAAGGTCTACCCCAGCATCCCATGGCTGTCTGACCGGGTGACGGTGGCCGGCGCGTCCACCAGCCGGGTCACCATTGTGACGCCGGTACTGACGATCCTGCTGGTGATCGGGCTGACCATGCTGATCCGCCACACCAAGATCGGCATGGCCATGCGGGCGGCCTCCAAGGACTTTGAAACGGCCCAGCTCATGGGCATCCGGGTGGACCGGGTGATTTCCACCACCTTTGTCATCGGCTCTTTTCTGGCGGCCGTGGGTTCGCTGCTGTATTTCACCAACTATCAGTCCGTCATCCCCACCTCCGGCGCCATGCCGGGGCTGAAGGCGTTCGTGGCCGCTGTGTTTGGCGGCATCGGCTCCATTCCCGGCGCGGTGCTTGGCGCGTTCGTCATCGGCATTTGCGAAAACATCATCAAGGGCCTGGGCTGGACCACCTTCTCCGACGCCTTCACCTTCGCCCTGCTCATCATCGTATTGTGCGTCAAACCCACGGGACTCTTCGGCGAGAAGTCCACGGATAAGGTGTAA
- a CDS encoding branched-chain amino acid ABC transporter permease, giving the protein MMHQKTRTYRTLAAIAAFYILLFVLEQVVPSYSMLFPVLKKTAVYALVAVSMNLLNGFTGLFSLGQAGFMLLGAYTYAIIMIPEGSRESVYRMFGGEHWITFSLSDVFGSEGAGAAVGMIIALLLGGLVAALFAYLIGLPVLRLKSDYLAIATLGFAEIIRAFFQWDKLGPLTNGANVLNGFPYFSSVLPFYLVAGGCIAVIVLLINSTYGRAFKAIRDDEVAAEAMGVNLARHKMASFVISSFFAGVGGGLLAMYQCMAQANNFKTNMTYEILLIVVIGGIGSISGSVLASFLFTACNEWWLRFLDDESLGIPLFRGGFRKVVFALIIMVIVLFFRKGIMGDKELPDVLRGLRGKRRPRKGGTAQ; this is encoded by the coding sequence ATGATGCATCAGAAGACAAGAACTTACCGGACGCTGGCGGCCATCGCCGCGTTCTATATCCTCCTGTTCGTATTGGAGCAGGTGGTGCCCTCCTATTCCATGCTGTTCCCCGTGCTGAAAAAGACAGCGGTCTATGCCCTGGTGGCGGTGTCCATGAACCTGCTCAACGGCTTTACGGGCCTCTTTTCCCTGGGCCAGGCGGGCTTTATGCTCTTAGGCGCCTACACCTATGCCATCATCATGATCCCGGAGGGCTCAAGGGAGAGCGTCTACCGGATGTTCGGCGGCGAGCACTGGATCACCTTCTCCCTGAGCGATGTGTTCGGTTCAGAGGGGGCCGGGGCGGCCGTGGGCATGATCATCGCGCTCCTGTTGGGTGGACTGGTGGCCGCCCTGTTTGCCTATCTCATCGGCCTGCCGGTGCTGCGGCTCAAAAGCGACTACCTGGCCATTGCCACGCTGGGCTTTGCGGAGATCATCCGGGCCTTTTTCCAGTGGGATAAGCTGGGCCCGCTGACCAACGGCGCCAATGTGCTCAACGGGTTCCCGTACTTTAGTTCCGTACTCCCCTTCTATCTGGTGGCCGGCGGGTGCATCGCGGTGATCGTGCTGCTTATCAACTCCACGTACGGCCGGGCGTTTAAGGCCATCCGGGATGACGAGGTGGCGGCGGAGGCCATGGGAGTCAACCTGGCCCGCCACAAGATGGCCTCCTTCGTCATCAGTTCCTTTTTCGCCGGTGTGGGCGGCGGCCTTCTGGCTATGTATCAGTGCATGGCCCAGGCCAACAACTTCAAGACCAACATGACTTACGAAATCCTGCTGATCGTGGTCATCGGCGGCATCGGGTCCATCAGCGGCTCCGTGCTTGCAAGCTTCCTCTTCACCGCCTGCAACGAGTGGTGGCTGCGGTTTTTGGACGACGAGTCCCTGGGCATCCCGCTCTTTCGCGGAGGCTTCCGCAAGGTGGTGTTTGCCCTCATCATCATGGTGATCGTGCTCTTTTTCCGCAAGGGCATCATGGGCGACAAGGAGCTGCCCGATGTGCTGCGGGGGCTGCGGGGTAAGAGACGTCCCCGGAAGGGAGGGACCGCCCAATGA